GTGTCCCGATGGCGCGTAGTGCAGCGGCCAAGTGTGGTGGGACGCCAATTGAGTGCTTCTGGAGCAATTTGAAGAGTTTGGTAAACAACGCGGCGGTGGGACCGCCCACGTAAGTTAGAAAGACGCCCATGTCGTTTTCCAACACTCGCCGATCGAGGATCCGGGGCGGAAGCATCATTTCGAGCAATCTGTCAGTTGCCACGACATTGTCATCGGCATGGACGGCAGCAATGAATCCGGCAAGTGACAGCCGAGAACTTTTGCCCAAACGGCCCACGGAGCCGAAATCTAGCAAAGCCAGAGTCGCGCTTCGATGATCTGTCGGAGACTCGTTGGTAGGTTCGTGTGCTTGTATGAGAATGTTTCCAGGATGCAGATCCGCATGAAAGACACCGGAAACAACGACCTGATGCAAGATGCCGGCCAGAAGTTCTGAGGCCAAGTCGTGACGGGTACTGGAATCGAGACCCTCCAGGTCCGCCTCACCCAAGGGTGTTCCCTCCACATACTCCATCACCAGAATGGTGTCGGATGAAAATTCACCGAATACTTTAGGAATCTTTAGCGATGGAGCAGCGGCAGCGATGGCCCGCATATTCTCAGCTTCAATGCCGTAGTCCAATTCCTCGCGCAGAGAATCACCGAATCCGGCGGCAAGCGACTCCATACCAAGTGTGCGGCCCCACGCGGTACGGCGCTCGAGCAGCCGAGCGAAACGTTCAATGATGTCCAGATCCACCTTGACCTGATCCCTGGCGGATGGTCGCTGGACTTTCAGGACAACTGATTCACCTGTCGAAAGGACTGCGCTATGAACTTGGGCTACGGACGCTGATGCAAGTGGCGAAGTGTTGATGGATTCAAAAAGTTCCTCGAGGGGTTTCCCCATTGAGTCAACGAGGGCCGGTTCGATGTTGGCCCAGGCTTCGGGTTCAGCTCGTGTCTGCAGTTTCGAAAGCTCGTCTACGAACTCTGATGGAAGGGATTCGGCTCGAGTCGAGAGCATCTGCCCGAGCTTAATGAACGTTACTCCGCTTCTGCTCAGCGTTGCACTGAGAGCTTGGGCAGCCCTTCGGGCCTCTGAAGAGCCTTCGCGGAGCGCTTTGCCATTCGTTGGTCTGAGAAGTCCTTCAGCAAATGCTATGCGCATGACCTGGAGGTATCTTCGGTGTCGAGCACGCGAGGCCTTCGCGGATTTGATCATTACCCAAGGGCTTCTTATGCTGCCAGTGGGCCACAGCACTTCGGTGACCACCAATATTCCGATTCCGAATGCGAAAGCCCAGGCAAATGAAAGCGCTCCCAGAAGTAGCGTGGCACCAAGGTTTGCGGAAACATCTTCCGGGGTAGTGATCCCTGAGGCTGCTAGGAGAACGTTTGCCAGGGGAACGCCACCGAAGCAGACGAGGAGGCCTACAGCTGTCGAGCGGGGCCACCCTACCGGAACGCCAAGAACTCGTCGAACAAAGAATGCTGCCATGAAAGCAAAAAGCGCTATCAAAGCAACGATCAAAAAGGTACTTACTGCGGCGCTAGCGATGCCGATAAGCTCCACGAGCAAACTCCAAATCACTTGACGATCGGTTTGGCGAATCCGAATAATTGTGCCCACGAGAACAGTTACCCGCCGACACACTCACTCTAATCGGTTCGACATCTCCATTCTCGCCGCCTGACACTTGCACATCCTGACCGGTCTGTTCTGGCCTCACATCTCAGAAACTGTTCTGCAGGTTCCAACGGTCCTCCCATGTTGTCTCCAACCAGAACGGCAAACCCTGTGAACCACCAGACGACCTGAAGTCGACCAGCAATATCGGTGGGACTGCAGCGCACTCCAGTGTGTGACCGTCTCTCTTTCCTGAAGGAAGCAACACACACGCAGTGGTCAGTCGCCTATCATCTCCATAACTCACTAAGTGCTTGCCACTCTCCCTTCTGTCTAGTTCCTGGCGAGTGAGTGTCGCTTCCGATAGACCATGACAAGCCAACTAACAGGGTTGCCGGGCCAGCGTCTGCGCAGGCCGTCTCCGTGCTAGAGGTTTTTGAGGGCAAAGCCGTAGCCATGTGAAGTTGGCCTGGAGTCGGAAACGGTTGTGACTTTCCTTTTACCGGACTTACTCTTCAGATGTGTCTGTCCCTGGTGGAGGACTGGATGTTCGATTGTTTAGTGCAGGGAGACGAACCGATACGCGCGCGGGGAGGGTGTGTTCTAGGATCACGGGCTAGGCGAATTCAGGACATCGCATGGTCACGCAGCGCATGAGATTCAAGTGCTTGGATAGTGAGAAGATAACCGAAGTTGGTCAGGCATCAAGCCATGGCCGGAAAAGGAGACTGGCTGGTGGCCTTGGAAGTGGATGTTGTCGTCATTGGAGGAGGAGCTATGGGTTCTGCTGCGGCCTTGAGCGTCGCCCGACGCGGGCAATCAGTTGCCTTGTTTGAGCAGTTCGCCGCTGGTCACCACCTTGGCGCGTCTCACGGAGCTACCCGCAATTTCAATACTGCTTATCAACGCCCTGAATACTTGAAACTGGTGACCGAGGCTCGAAACTTGTGGGACGCACTTGCCTCGGAGACCGGCATTCAATTGTTGGATCTGGTCGGGGTGGTCAATCACGGAAATATGGCTGAGCTGAAGAAAATCCGTAGCGCTCAACAACGGTTCAAGATAGAAAGCTCATTCGTTGCTCCGGAAGAAGCGATGTCCCGGTGGCCCGGAATGCGCTTCGAGACTGATGTTCTCCACGTACCGGATTCTGGACGGCTGAGGGCAGCTGACGCCCTGAAAGCCCTGCGGCTGGCGGCCGAAA
The DNA window shown above is from Arthrobacter sp. ERGS1:01 and carries:
- a CDS encoding ABC1 kinase family protein is translated as MELIGIASAAVSTFLIVALIALFAFMAAFFVRRVLGVPVGWPRSTAVGLLVCFGGVPLANVLLAASGITTPEDVSANLGATLLLGALSFAWAFAFGIGILVVTEVLWPTGSIRSPWVMIKSAKASRARHRRYLQVMRIAFAEGLLRPTNGKALREGSSEARRAAQALSATLSRSGVTFIKLGQMLSTRAESLPSEFVDELSKLQTRAEPEAWANIEPALVDSMGKPLEELFESINTSPLASASVAQVHSAVLSTGESVVLKVQRPSARDQVKVDLDIIERFARLLERRTAWGRTLGMESLAAGFGDSLREELDYGIEAENMRAIAAAAPSLKIPKVFGEFSSDTILVMEYVEGTPLGEADLEGLDSSTRHDLASELLAGILHQVVVSGVFHADLHPGNILIQAHEPTNESPTDHRSATLALLDFGSVGRLGKSSRLSLAGFIAAVHADDNVVATDRLLEMMLPPRILDRRVLENDMGVFLTYVGGPTAALFTKLFKLLQKHSIGVPPHLAAALRAIGTLDGTLKLVDPKFDLIIESENHSQLLMRKAISPEAIGTFIQASAVSIIPSLQRLPSQLRSVQERLDEGTFGVQVRQFAEPTDRAFLRNLVHEVIVAGISITAIIGSILLLGSTAGPMLTPSLRLYEFLGYTLALGGFVFGLRSLVRVFASKN